A region of Vitis vinifera cultivar Pinot Noir 40024 chromosome 13, ASM3070453v1 DNA encodes the following proteins:
- the LOC132254983 gene encoding ubiquitin-like-specific protease ESD4 produces MLHQSNASQDAKNDDLRHEKSSSDTAAYVAAATAAMAEETTNDAITPSIEKLWMEFVKFRQSSELNFNHLKKEIEGLNLKMDELKQLLLEVKSSNEEHGMHDTRFRKSSTKENDNNMGFDFQTGIFEDVTDDEVERNDIPMDVNIDMEASRNLQLAEKHVTKELKDDYSIDDPVIDIAKLFGTPTMSGEFSVYVIPHHLSPAIFKRRPEIKKSHILQHPFTDPTKRKKLRKEIEKPLTSFDPLHPISEEALESFQKWMSDDQGSTIDIDYMHIDKKWFQSLSNHGSWLADTHIDVAFFFFRKRRIENPHLFSQKFTTVDTMFWQNAQARWIKHGKKWNQFKLLENDILIDYANGLQPLYSVKWPDVDIVYVPINVRTSHWVLGVVHLHRRIIYVYDSLMGINNNARLQVAIKPLAKLLPHILNAIAYYGFHGDTKVNYQEWEIERLQDIPQQENDGDCGMFVIKYAEYLMHNHPLKSLTSARMDWFREKMAAELFYMKYLPM; encoded by the exons ATGTTGCACCAATCAAATGCCTCACAAGATGCCAAGAATGATGACTTAAGGCATGAAAAAAGCTCATCTGACACTGCTGCATATGTTGCTGCTGCTACTGCTGCAATGGCAGAAGAAACAACAAATGATGCAATCACCCCATCAATAGAG AAATTATGGATGGAGTTTGTGAAATTCAGACAAAGCTCAgagttaaatttcaatcatctaaagaaagaaattgaaggactCAACTTGAAGATGGATGAATTGAAACAACTTTTATTAGAA GTTAAGAGTTCGAATGAGGAACACGGTATGCATGACACTAGATTCAGAAAATCTagtacaaaagaaaatgataacaaTATGGGCTTTGATTTCCAGACTGGAATTTTTGAGGATGTTACAGATGATGAAGTGGAGAGAAATGACATTCCCATGGATGTGAACATTGATATGGAAGCTTCTAGAAACCTTCAGCTTGCAGAAAAACACGTGACTAAAGAGTTGAAAGATGACTACTCTATTGATGATCCAGTTATTGATATTGCCAAGTTGTTTGGTACCCCAACTATGTCGGGCGAGTTTTCAGTATATGTCATACCTCACCATCTATCTCCTGCCATTTTTAAGCGAAGGCCTGAGATTAAAAAGTCTCATATCTTACAGCACCCTTTTACAGATCCCACCAAGAGAAAGAAACTAAGAAAAGAGATTGAGAAACCATTAACTTCATTTGATCCTTTGCATCCAATCTCTGAAGAAGCATTAGAGTCCTTTCAAAAGTGGATGAGTGATGACCAAGG GTCCACAATTGACATTGACTACATGCATATagataaaaaatggtttcaatCACTGTCTAATCATGGTTCATGGCTTGCTGACACG CACATTgatgttgccttcttctttttccGGAAGCGGCGAATAGAAAATCCTCATCTTTTTTCCCAAAAGTTTACCACAGTGGATACTATGTTTTGG CAAAATGCTCAAGCAAGATGGATTAAGCATGGCAAGAAGTGGAACCAATTCAAATTACTAGAGAATGACATCCTTATTGATTATGCCAATGGTTTGCAGCCTCTTTATTCTGTCAAATGGCCTGATGTTGACATTGTGTATGTCCCTATCAATGTTCGGACTAGTCACTGGGTATTAGGAGTTGTCCACCTTCATCGAAGGATTATATACGTATATGACTCATTGATGGGCATCAATAATAATGCAAGATTGCAAGTTGCCATTAAACCATTAGCCAAATTGTTGCCGCATATATTGAATGCAATAGCATATTATGGTTTTCATGGTGACACAAAAGTTAACTACCAAGAATGGGAAATTGAACGGCTGCAAGATATTCCTCAACAGGAAAATGA TGGTGATTGTGGCATGTTTGTTATCAAATATGCTGAATACTTAATGCACAACCATCCATTGAAGTCATTAACAAGTGCACGAATGGACTGGTTTCGGGAAAAGATGGCAGCagagttattttatatgaaatacttgcctatgtaa
- the LOC132254936 gene encoding uncharacterized protein LOC132254936, with the protein MSSEIDKELNEDSMLMHKSRHIHCDSVETLTVDGENGPRFQNESHEGYKVHDWNMNETAINEEDYRMNTNPTSDKQVTQIGSFRTGSAQSAEILTMIDTSDGFIHDNPTIIEDVANERQNMMQQPIVSGISDDHLEEHQIYSSKKELQRKLYMMALKRKFEFKTTKSTTKLLLVECFDKECKWRVRATKLGISNMFQIMKFYSTHTCRLDMMSRDNRHASSWLIGESIRETYQGIGCEFRPKDIVADIRKQYGIQISYDKAWRAKELALGSIRGSPEESYNTLPSYCYVLEQKNPGTITDIVTDCDNQFKYFFMSIGASLAGFHTSIRPVVAVDGTFLKAKYLGTLFIAACKDGNNQIYPLAFGIGDSENDASWEWFLQKLHDALGHIDDLFVISDRHGSIEKAVHKVFPHARHGVCTYHVGQNLKTKFKNPAIHKLFHDAAHAYRVSEFNFIFGQLEMIDPRAARYLMDIGVDRWARSYSIEKRYNIMTTGIVENLNAVLKNARDLPVLQLVEELRNLLQKWFVTRQQQAMSMSTELTMWADGELRSRYNMSATYLVEPINSKECNVNYAGISAQVNLDTRSCTCRQFDLDHIPCAHAIAACRFYNISCYTLCSKYFTTKALLSSYSECIYPTGNEIDWVVPNHIRDKVVLPPKTRRPTGRPRKVRIPSGGEGKRTSRCSRCGQYGHNRKTCKRPIP; encoded by the coding sequence ATGTCTTCTGAGATTGATAAAGAATTGAATGAGGACTCAATGTTGATGCATAAAAGTAGACACATTCATTGTGATTCAGTTGAAACTCTTACTGTTGATGGTGAAAATGGACCAAGATTTCAAAATGAGTCACATGAAGGGTATAAAGTTCATGATTGGAACATGAATGAGACTGCAATTAATGAGGAGGATTATAGAATGAATACTAACCCTACTAGTGATAAGCAAGTGACCCAAATTGGCTCATTCAGAACTGGTTCAGCTCAGAGTGCAGAAATCTTGACCATGATTGATACAAGTGATGGGTTCATACATGACAATCCCACTATAATCGAAGATGTAGCAAATGAAAGACAAAACATGATGCAACAACCTATAGTTAGTGGAATTAGTGATGACCATCTAGAAGAACACCAAATTTACTCAAGTAAGAAAGAATTACAAAGGAAGTTgtatatgatggctctgaaaagGAAGTTTGAGTTCAAAACAACTAAATCCACTACTAAGTTATTGcttgttgaatgttttgataaagaatGCAAGTGGCGAGTTCGTGCTACCAAGTTGGGGATTTCCAAtatgtttcaaataatgaaattctattCAACACACACTTGTCGGTTAGATATGATGTCTCGTGACAATCGACATGCAAGTAGTTGGTTGATTGGTGAGAGTATAAGAGAAACATATCAAGGGATTGGTTGTGAATTTCGACCAAAAGACATTGTAGCAGACATTCGAAAGCAGTATGGCATTCAAATCAGTTATGATAAGGCGTGGAGAGCCAAAGAACTTGCTCTAGGTTCTATTAGGGGATCACCTGAGGAGTCTTATAACACTTTACCATCCTATTGCTATGTTTTAGAGCAAAAAAATCCTGGTACCATTACTGATATAGTTACTGATTgtgataatcaattcaaatacttttttatgtcGATTGGTGCATCTCTTGCTGGGTTTCACACATCAATAAGGCCTGTGGTTGCAGTTGATGGGacatttttgaaagcaaagtaCTTAGGGACTTTATTTATTGCAGCGTGTAAAGATGGCAACAATCAGATATACCCTTTAGCTTTTGGGATTGGTGATTCAGAAAATGATGCCTCATGGGAGTGGTTTTTACAAAAACTACATGATGCACTTGGAcacattgatgatttgtttgtgaTATCAGATCGACATGGTAGCATTGAGAAAGCAGTACATAAAGTATTTCCCCATGCGAGGCATGGTGTCTGCACTTATCACGTTGgacaaaatttgaagacaaagttCAAGAATCCTGCAATTCATAAGTTGTTCCATGATGCTGCCCATGCTTATCGTGTTTcagagtttaattttatatttgggcaACTAGAGATGATTGACCCAAGAGCAGCAAGATATTTGATGGATATAGGTGTTGATCGATGGGCACGTTCATATTCTATcgaaaaaagatataatatcatGACGACAGGGATCGTTGAAAACCTTAATGCTGTGTTGAAAAATGCTAGAGATCTTCCGGTTTTGCAATTGGTTGAAGAATTGAGAAacttacttcaaaaatggtttgtgactcGTCAACAACAAGCAATGTCAATGTCAACTGAACTTACCATGTGGGCTGATGGAGAACTTCGTTCTAGGTATAATATGTCAGCAACATATCTAGTGGAACCTATCAACTCCAAGGAGTGTAATGTTAACTATGCTGGCATTAGTGCTCAAGTGAATTTAGACACTCGTTCATGCACATGTCGACAATTTGATCTTGATCATATTCCATGTGCACATGCTATTGCTGCTTGTAGATTTTACAACATTTCATGTTACACTTTGTGCTCCAAGTATTTTACTACTAAAGCATTGTTATCTTCATATTCAGAGTGTATTTATCCAACTGGAAATGAAATAGATTGGGTAGTACCTAATCATATTCGTGATAAAGTTGTGTTACCACCTAAAACAAGACGCCCAACAGGAAGACCAAGGAAAGTAAGAATTCCTTCTGGTGGAGAGGGCAAGCGCACATCTCGTTGTAGTCGATGTGGTCAATATGGGCATAATCGGAAAACATGCAAACGACCAATCCCTTGA